A section of the Roseivirga sp. BDSF3-8 genome encodes:
- a CDS encoding TraB/GumN family protein, with product MKKTLQNVTIGIALLIGFTMCARPRINQTGGKEMSAEASAETNTEPSLLYKISGNGLERPSYLYGTIHIICPADFTLAPYVEQAVKETSLTVLELDMDDPDLQTQMQQSMINPGLMNFTENMDEESRTKLDQILKKQYGAGVQQLGIMKPFVIQNMLLLKYLPCAAPESYEGRFIELSQQQEQEIIGLETVAYQFSVFDSIPQEEQIAWIEDMINDSASTANEFSRMVEAYKAKDVERLLEISIESEQFLNYADLLLYQRNQNWIPRIEQIVKEQSAFIAVGAGHLGGQKGVISLLQDKGYTVEPVRE from the coding sequence ATGAAAAAAACACTGCAAAATGTGACCATAGGCATCGCGTTGCTTATAGGTTTTACCATGTGTGCCCGCCCACGGATCAACCAGACAGGGGGAAAAGAAATGAGCGCAGAGGCTTCCGCAGAAACCAACACTGAGCCCAGTCTCCTGTATAAGATATCCGGCAACGGACTGGAGCGCCCCAGCTACCTGTATGGCACCATTCATATTATCTGCCCGGCAGACTTTACCCTGGCCCCATACGTCGAGCAGGCAGTAAAAGAAACAAGCCTGACCGTCCTTGAACTGGATATGGACGACCCTGACCTGCAAACCCAAATGCAGCAGAGCATGATCAATCCCGGTTTGATGAACTTTACAGAAAACATGGATGAGGAAAGCCGCACAAAACTCGATCAGATCCTGAAAAAACAATACGGCGCCGGAGTTCAGCAGCTCGGTATTATGAAGCCATTTGTCATACAGAATATGCTATTGCTGAAATACCTCCCTTGTGCCGCACCGGAAAGCTATGAGGGCCGGTTTATAGAGCTCTCACAGCAACAGGAGCAGGAGATCATAGGACTGGAAACAGTGGCTTATCAATTCTCCGTATTCGATAGCATCCCCCAGGAAGAGCAGATCGCCTGGATAGAAGATATGATCAATGATAGCGCCTCTACTGCAAATGAATTTAGCCGTATGGTTGAAGCCTATAAAGCCAAAGATGTGGAAAGGCTTCTGGAGATTTCTATTGAAAGCGAACAGTTCCTCAACTATGCGGACCTGCTTCTTTATCAGAGAAACCAAAACTGGATACCCAGGATCGAGCAGATCGTAAAGGAACAGTCAGCGTTCATAGCAGTCGGAGCCGGCCACCTCGGTGGGCAAAAGGGGGTAATCTCCTTATTACAGGATAAAGGCTACACCGTAGAGCCTGTAAGGGAGTAA